The DNA window AGCGGGCGCGCCGACCCGGACGGGAACCTGTTCAGTTTCGACGGTTGCAAACAGCCGCTGAACTACAGCGGTTACTGCGTGCCGGCCGTGGACACGCTCCTGAACAAATCGCGCAGCGATCTGCAGACGGCGCAACGCGTGGCCGACTATGAACAAATCGCCGCGCGCGTGCTCAAGGACCGCCCCATTCTTTATGTCTATCACGCCCACTGGCTGTGGGGCTACACGCGCAAGCTCACCGGCGTGCGCGACATCCCCGACGGCCTGCTCCGGGTGACCGGGCTGAAGATGGCCTGAAGCCATGGGCCGCGCCCGTCGAGGGCGCGGCCATCGACATGCTCGAATTTCTCCTCAAGCGGCTGGCCTCGATCGTGCCGACCCTGGTGTTCGTCTCGATCCTGATCTTCGGCCTGCAACAGCTCCTGCCAGGCGATCCGGCGCTGATCCTGGCCGGTGAGGAGCAGGACCCGACGGTCGTTGCCTACCTGCACAAGAAGCTGCACCTGGACCAACCCCTGCCGGTGCGCTACGGCTATTGGGTGCGCGACGTGCTGCATGGCGACCTCGGCGAATCGATGCGCCTGCAGCAGCCCGTGTCGGCACTCATCGCCCAGAAGCTTCCGGTCACCATCGAGCTGTCGCTGCTGGCCATGGCGGTGGCCCTGCTCGTCAGCATCCCCGCAGGCATCGTCGCCGCCGTGGGGCGCGGCACGGCCTGGGATTACGCCGCCAACGCCTTCGCGCTGTGGGGCTTGTCGACGCCGAATTTCTGGCTCGGCATCCTGATGATCCTGCTGTTCTCCGTGCAGCTGGGCTGGTTCCCGGCATCCGGCTACGTCAGTCCGTTCGTGAACCTTCGCGCCAATCTGCTGGGCATGGCCATGCCCGCCTTCGTGCTGGGCAATTCGATCGCGGCGGTGCTCATGCGCCACACCCGCAGCGCCATGCTGGAGGTGCTCAGCGCCGACTATGTGCGAACCGCACGCGCCAAGGGCCTGAGCGAACCCGTGGTCGTGCTCAAGCACGCCTTTCGCAATGCGCTGACGCCCATCATCACCCTGGGCGCCCTCGAACTCGGCACCCTGCTCTCCGGCGCCGTCCTCACCGAGCAGGTATTCACGATCCCCGGCTTCAGCAAGCTGATCGTCGATGCCGTGGCCAACCGCGACTTTGCCGTCGTGCAGGGCGTGGTGCTGATCACCGCGCTCGCCTACATCGTGCTGAACCTGCTGGCCGACCTGGCCTCCTTCCTCATCAACCCACGCCTGCGCCGCTAGCCATGTCCGCAGTCCTCCCTGCCGTTGCCGCGTCCCAACCCGTCCTGGAGGCTGGCCCCTGGCGCCGGGGCTGGCGCCGTCTCTACCGCCGGCGCGCGGCACTCGCGGGGCTCGTTGTCGTCGTGTTGTTTGTGCTGATGGCGGTCTTTGCGCCCTGGGTTTCCCCGTTCGACCCGCTGGCCACCAACTGGAGCGCGATCCGCCAGGCGCCTTCGGCGGCGCACTGGTTTGGCACCGATGAACTCGGGCGCGACGTGCTGTCGCGCGTCATCTGGGGCACGCGCGCGTCGCTCTCGGCCGGCGTGGTGTCGGTGTCGATCTCGCTGCTGCTGGGTGTGCCCATCGGCCTGGCCGCCGGCTACCTCGGCGGTTTGACCGACGCTTTGATTTCGCGCATGACCGACGCCTTCCTGTCCTGCCCTTTCCTGATCCTGGCGATCGCCCTGGCGGCATTCCTGGGACCCAGCCTCACCAACGCCATGATCGCCATCGGCGTCTCCACGACACCCGTGTTCGTGCGCCTGACGCGCGCCCAGGTCCTCAACGTCAAGGTGGAGGACTACATCGAGGCCGCGCGAGCGGTCGGCAACTCGCCCCTGCGCATCGCCTGGCGCCACGTCATGCCCAACGTCCTCGCGCCGCTGATCGTCCAGGCCACGCTGGCCATCGCTTCGGCGGTGATCGCCGAGGCGAGTCTGTCGTTTCTCGGCCTGGGCCAGCAGCCGCCGGCGCCGAGTTGGGGCAGCATGCTCAATACGGCCAAGGACTACATCGACAACGCCCCCTGGATGGGTATATGGCCGGGCGCGGCGATCTTTCTCCTGGTGTTGTCGTTCAATCTGCTCGGCGATGGCCTGCGCGACGCCCTCGACCCCCGGCAGCGTTGAATCTCCCGCATCCTTTGCAGTTCAACCTCGACGCGAATCCAGACCATGCAATTCGATTGGCATAACCCCTACCCCACCATCCGCAGCCCGCTGATGGCGCGCAACGTCGTCGCCACGTCGCAGCCGCTGGCCGCGCAGGCCGGGCTGCGCATGCTGCTCAAGGGCGGCAACGCGGTGGATGCGGCGCTTGCCGCGGCCGCGGCCATGACCATCGTCGAACCGGTGTCCAACGGCCTGGGCAGCGACCTTTTCGCCATCGTCTGGGACGGCACGCGACTGCAGGGACTCAACGCCTCGGGCGTGGCGCCGCAGGCGTGGAATCCGGGCTACTTCGCCCGCAAACACGGCGGCGCCTTGCCGGTGCGGGGCTGGGATACGGTCACGACGCCGGGCGCGGTGGCGGGCTGGGTGGCGCTGTCGCAGCGCCTGGGCAAGCTGCCGTTCGCCGATCTTCTGGAACCCGCCATCGAACTGGCCGAGCGTGGCCATGGGGTGGCCTGCATCGTGGCCGACAAATGGGCGCGGCAGGTTCCGCTGCTGCAGGAGCAGCCTGGTTTCGCCGCGGCCTTCATGCCTTACGGGCGCGCCCCCCGGCCTGGCGAGCGCTTCGTGTTCCGCGACGCCGGCGCGACCCTGCGCCAGATTGCGTTGACGCAGGGGGAGGCGTTCTACCGCGGCGAGGTCGCCGAGAAACTAGCCGCGCACGCCAAGAACCATGGCGCGAGCCTGAGCCTTGCGGATCTCGCCGGCTACCAGCCGGAGTGGGTGACGCCGATCGCCAAGGACTATGCCGGCCATACCGTGCACGAGATCCCGCCCAATGGCCAGGGCATCGCCGCGCTGATGGCGCTGGGCATCGTCGACAAGCTCGACATCGGCCGCTATCCCGTCGACGGCGTCGAGGCCCAGCACCTGCAGATCGAGGCGATGAAGCTGGCCTTCGCCGACACCTACCGCTGGGTCGGCGACGCGCGTGCGATGACCGAGGTCACGCCGGCCGACCTGCTCAACGACGGCTACCTCGCCGAGCGCGCCAGGCGCATCGACATGCGGCGCGCCACGGCGTTCCAGCACGGCGCCCCGCCGCGCGGCGGCACCATCTACCTGTCGGCGGCCGACGCGGGCGGCATGATGGTCAGCCTGATCCAGTCCAACTACATGGGTTTCGGCAGCGGCGTGGTCGTGCCCGGCACCGGCGTGAGCCTGCAGAACCGCGGCCATGGATTCTCGCTGCAGCCAGGACACCCCAACCTCGTGCAAGGCGGCAAGCGCCCCTTCCACACCATCATTCCGGGGTTCGTCACCAAGGACGGCAAGCCGCAGATGAGCTTCGGCGTGATGGGCGGCAATATGCAGCCGCAAGGCCACTTGCAGACCCTGGTGCGCATGCTGACCTATGCCCAGCAGCCGCAGGCCGCCTGCGATGCGCCGCGCTGGAAGGTCGGCACGGGACTGTCGATCGACTGCGAGGCGACGATGGCCCGGGACCGCGTCGAAGAATTGCGCGCGATGGGCCACGCGGTCACGGCCGACCCCGATGCCTATATGGACTTCGGCGCGGGACAGTTCATCTGGAAGCTCTCGGACGACCCGCAGGACGGCTACGTCGCCGCGAGCGACTCCAGGCGCGACGGGCAAGCCGTGGGATTCTGACATCCACCCGCGCGAAACGCGGAATGCGACGCTGTCACGCGACAACGCGCACGTAACCCACAAACCTCCCTCGCAAACTCAGCCGCAACTGCCGAGATAGCCGCAGTTGTCGCAGCGGTCGCAGCCGTCGACACGGCGCAGGAAGGGGCCGCCGCAGTCGGGGCAGATGCGCCCGCCGGGCAGGAGGTCCGGGGCATCGCCGGGGGTTTCGAGGTCGATGCGCCGCGAGTCGGGCGCCTTGGCGCGCTGCGCCAGCGCCGCCAGGGCCTGCTCCCGCCCCTGCTCGTCCAGGAAGCCGCGGCGCATGAGCATTTCCTGCAGCGCATAGGCGATGGCGGCAACCTCGGACTGGTGAAAGCGCGGCGCGCGGCTGCCGTCGGCCTTGATCACCTCGCCGCAGCGCACCGGCCCCTTGTCCCACACCACCTCGCGCATGTTCTGCAGGGACTTGGCCACCGAGCCGCCGGAGCGCGCCACCAGCGACAGCAGGCGCATATTGGAGGCGATCCACTGCTGCCCCTCGTCGCGCTGGCCGGCCGGCATGAAGAACTCGATGGGCCGCTCGATGCGCACCGGCTGGCCGCCGACCACGCCCTCCACCTCGGCGAAGGAAATCGACAGGTACACGGTCTTGCGCCCTTCCGGCGTCATGTAGCTGACCTTGCCGGTGACGGCCTGCAGGTCGCCCTGCGGCCGGCCCTCGATGCGGCGCGTGAGCGGGTCGATGTCGGGCGGCAGGCCGGCCACGGCGGGCTGGGCGCTGGGGGCGGCCTGCAGCACCGCGCCCAGCACGGTGTTGGGTCGGTAGGTGGCCAGGCCCTTGAGGCCGGATTTCCAGGCCTCGAGATAGAGGTCCTTGAATTCGGCGAAGGGGTAGTCGGCCGGCACGTTGACCGTCTTGCTGATGCTGGTGTCGATGAAGGGCTGCACCGCGGCGAGCATGCGCATGTGGTCCTGCGCCGACATGTCCAGCGCGGTGACGAACTGCGGCGGCAGCGCGTTCACGTCGCCGCCCTGCTCGCGGTACAGACGCCAGGCGTGGTCGGCCACCTCGTACGCACGCGTGGTGTCGTCGGCCATGCGCTTCTTGCGCGTGTAGACCCAGGAGAACGCCGGTTCGATGCCGTTGCTGGCGTTGTCGGCGAAGGCCAGGCTGATGGTGCCGGTGGGCGCCACGGCCAGCAGGTGCGAGTTGCGCAGGCCGTGCTCGGCAATGGCTTCGCGCAACGCAGCCGGCAGGCGGCGGGCGAAGCTGCCGGCGAGGAATTTGCCGGCGTCGAACAGCGGGAAGGCGCCCTTCTCGCGCGCCAGTTGCACGGATGTCTCGTAGGCGGCGTCGCGCAGCACGCGGGCCATCTCGGCGGCGAAGTCGCGCGCGGGCTGCGTGTCGTAACGCAGGCCCAGCATCACGCAGGCGTCGCCCAGGCCGAGGAAGCCCAGCCCCACGCGGCGCTTGTCGCGCGCCTCTTGCTGCTGCTCGGGCAGCGGCCAGTAGGTGGCGTCGAGCACGTCGTCGAGCATGCGCACGGCGGCAGCCGCCACGGCGCGGAAACCGTCGAAGTCGAAGCCTGCCTGCGGCTCGAACGGCTGCCGCACGAAGCGCGTGAGGTCGACGGAGCCGAGGCAACAGCAGCCGTAATCGGGCAGGAACTCCTCGGCGCATGGGTTGGTGGCCTCGAAGGTCTCGCAGTAATACAGGTTGTTCTCGCGGTTGGCGGTGTCGAGGAACAGGATGCCGGGCTCGGCGTGGTCGTAGGTGGACAGCATGATCTGGTCCCACAGATCACGCGCCGGCACGGAGCGGTAAATCCACTGGCCATCGGCCCGCTGGTGTGCGCCCTGCGCCAGTTGGTCATCGCCCGGGCGTGCCATGTGCACGAGGTCCACCATGGCGTTGCCCTCCACCGCCTGCATGAAGGCATCGCTCACGCCAACCGAGAGGTTGAAGTTCTTGAACGCGCCGGCGTCCTTGGCGTGAATGAAGGCTTCGATGTCGGGGTGGTCGATGCGCAGCACACCCATTTGCGCACCACGCCTGCTGCCGGCGGATTCCACCGTCTCGCACGAGGCGTCGAACACGCGCATGAACGACAGCGGCCCGCTGGCGCGGCTGCGCGTGCCGCCCACATGCGCGCCCGCCGGGCGGATGCGCGAGAAGTCGTAGCCCACGCCGCCGCCGCGCCGCATGGTTTCCGCCGCCTGCGCCAAGGCCTTGTAGATGCCGGGCTTGCCGTCCACCGCGTCGGACACCGAATCGCCCACCGGCTGCACGAAACAGTTGATGAGCGTGGCCTGAATGTCGGTGCCCGCCGCCGAGAGGATGCGCCCCGCCGGCACGAAACCCGCATGCAGCGCCTGCAAAAACACGCTCTCCCAGCGCGCCGGCTCGGCCTCGGCGCGAGCCAGGGCGCGAGCCACGCGCTGCTGCACGTCGGCGATGGTGCGTTCCTCGCCCTTGGCGTATTTCTCCGCCAGCACGTCGAGGCTGATGTCTTGTGGCTGCATGGAAACTCCTGAAACCTGGGCTCGCGCCCATTGGGGGTTATAACGCGTCGTCGGGGTCGTCGAGGCTGACGGGGTCAGTGGCATCCTCTGCCGGCAGGCCCAGCAAAGCCTGGGTCTGGTCGGCGGGAAGCGCTTCGACCGACTTGAGCTGCCGGGTCATGGCGCGGGTGCGGGTTTCGGCGGCGCCGATGGTGTTGCTCGCTTCATCCAGCTTTTTCCGGGTCTTGGCCAGCACATCGCCGAACTTGCCGAATTCGGTCTTCACCGCGCCCAGCACCTTCCAGACCTCGGTGGAACGCTGCTCCAGCGCCAGGGTGCGAAAACCCATGTGCAGGCTGTTGAGCAGGGCCAGCAGCGTGGTGGGCCCGGCGAGCATGACGCGATGTTCGCGTTGCAGCGCCTCCACCAGACCGGGGCGGCGCAGCGCCTCGGCGTACAGGCCTTCGGTGGGCAGGAACAGGATGCCGAAGTCGCTGGTGTGCGGCGCGGCAATGTATTTGCTCTGGATGGTCTTGGCCTCGTCGCGCAGGCGCAGCTCCAGCGCCTTGGAGGCCGCGTCCGCGGCGGCCTTGTCGGCACGCTCCTGGGCGTCGAGCAGGCGTTCGTAGTCCTCGCGCGGAAACTTCGCGTCGATGGGCAGCCACAGCGGGCCGTCGCCCTTGCCCGGCAGGCGAATGGCGTATTCCACCCGTGCGCCGGAGCCGGGTACGGTTTCGACGTTGACGCCATATTGCTCGGGCGTGAACACCTGCTCGATCAAACCAGCCAACTGAATTTCACCGAACACGCCGCGCGACTTGACGTTGCTGAACACGCGCTGCAAGTCGCCCACACCCTGCGCGAGCTTTTGCATTTCGCCCAGGCCATGGTGCACCAACTCCAGCCGCTCGGCCACCTGCTTGAAGCTCTCGCCCAGGCGTTGCTCCAGCGTGGCGTGGAGCTTTTCGTCCACCGTGACGCGCATCTGCTCCAGCTTTTTCTCGTTGTCGGCCTGCAGTTCGCGCAGGCGCAGTTCCACCGTGCCGCGCATCTCGTTCAGGCCTTTATCGGTGGTCTGGCGCAGTTCGGTGAGACGCAGCTCGGTGGCTTGGCGCATGGCCGTCTGCCCCTGCTCGGCGCTCTGGCGCGATTCGACCAGGCGCTGGTCGGTCGTGTTGCGCAAGGCATCGAGGCGCTGCACGAGTTGCGACTGCAGGGTCTGGATGGTCTGGGTGCTGGTCTGCGTGAGCTGCCCCACCTGCTGCACGAGTGTGTCGCCCACGGCCTTTTGCAGGCTTTGCAATTGCAGGTTCACGGCGTCGAGCTGGGCGTTTTGCGTGCGCGTGCTCTCGCCCTGCTGGTTGAGCAGCATTTGCTGGAACTGCGCCAGTTGCCCGGCCTGCTCGGTACGCAGGCTTTGGCCGCTGGCCTGCACCGCGCCGCGCAGTTCACGCTCCAGGCGTTCGAACTGGGGGGCGATGTCGGCGGCGAGCGTTTGCCGCAGGCCCGCCAGCGCCCGCATGCGCGCAAGCCAGCCCAGCAGCAGGCTGAGCACCAGCAGCACGGCAATGACGAGCAGCAGGACGAGTTCGAAGGACATGGGTTGGTTTCAGCGGAAAATCAAACGCGAACGGGGGTGAGGGGCGGCTGCCCGCGCAACACGGCAGCGAGGTTGTCCACCGCGAGCTGCACCATGGCGCGGCGGGTGGGCACGGAAGCGCTGGCGATGTGCGGCGTGAGCACCACGCGCGGCGCGGCGAGCAAGGCCGGGTTGACGGTCGGCTCGCCCTCGAACACGTCGAGCCCGGCCGCGCCGAGACGGCCGCTGTGCAGGGCAGCGGCCAGCGCGACCTCGTCGATGACGCCGCCACGGGCGACGTTCACCAGCGTGGCGCCGGGCCGCATCAGCGCCAGTTCGCGGGCGCCGATGAGGTGGTAGGCCGCCGGGCTGTAGGGCAGCGCCAGCAATACATGCTGGCTTTGACGCAGCAGGTCGTCGAGGCTGCGGTATTCGGCGCGGCAGGCCTGCTCGACTCCGGCGTCAAGCCGGCTGCGGTTGTGATAGAGCACGCGCATGTCGAAGCCGCATGCGGCGCGGCGGGCGATGGCCCGGCCGATGCGTCCCATGCCGACGATGCCCAGCACGGCGCCGTGCACGTCGGCGCCGGCGAACAGGTCGTAGCGCCATTTGTTCCAGCGGCCTTCGCGCAAATAGCGTTCGGCCTCGCTCATCTGCCGTGCGGCGGCGAGCAGCAGGGCGAAGCCGAAATCGGCGGTGGTCTCGGTGAGGACGTCGGGGGCGTGGGTGACGATGACGCCGCGCGCCGCGCAGGCGGCGAGGTCGATGTGGTCGACCCCGACGGTCATGGTGCTCACCACGCGCAGAAGCGGGCAGGCTTCGAGCAGCTGCGCGTCGATGCGCTCGCTGTTGGTGATGAAGGCGCCGTGCTTGTCGCGCAGCCGTTCCCGAAGCCGTTCGGGGGTCTGGATGGCGTCGTCCGGCGTGGCCTCGACCTCGGCGACCCGCGCCAGTTGCGTGACGATGTCCGGAAACACCGCGCGCGCCACCAGCACGCGCGGGCGCTGCGTTTCGGTTGTAAGAGCACTCATCGGAAAAACACCAGGTCGAGGATGGCGAAGGCGGGCAGCAACACCGCGAACGACCAGCCCATATAGCCGAAGAACGAGGGCATGCGCACGCCGCGATGCTCGGCGATGGCCTTGACCATGAAGTTGGGCGCATTGCCGATATAGGTCAACGCGCCCATGAACACGGCGCCGGTGGAGATGGCGACCAGCGTGGTGGCCTGCGCCATGAGGTGGGCCGCGTCGCCGCCGGCCAGATTGAAGAACACCAGATAGGTCGGCGCGTTGTCCAGAAACGCGGACAGCAGGCCGGTGAGCCAGAAATACGCCGCGCTGACGGGCTGGCCTTGCGCGTCGCTGGTCAGGCGCACCAACCCGGCAAGCGCGCCGCCGCTACCGGCGCGCAGGATGGCGATGACCGGGATGATGGTGAGGAAGATGCCCAGGAACAGCTTGCCCACCTCGATCATCGGCCCCCAGTTGAAGTGGTTTTCCTCGCGCGCCTCACGCGGTGTGGTGCGCAGGGACAGCAGCGCCACGAGAACCAGCGCCGCATCGCGCGTGAGGTTCTGCGGTTCCAGCTCCTGGCCCAGCACATGCACGGTCAAGCCGGGTTTCCAGATGCCGCTGTGCAGCACCGCGGCGACGATGGCCGCCAGCCACAGCACGTTCCAGGCGCCGATGATGCGGATGGGGCTGTCGGGCGAGGGATCGACGGGTTTGCGCTCGTCCTCGCGCCGCCAGTACCAGCGGTCGAGCAGATAGAACCCCGCCAGCAGCAGCGCGCAGAGCAAGGCGGTGGGCGCGAACAGGTGGCGCAGGGTCCAGAAGAAATCCACGCCCTTGAGAAAGCCGAGAAACAAGGGCGGATCGCCCAGCGGGGTGAGCGCGCCGCCCGCGTTGGCCACCAGGAAGATGAAGAACACCAGCACGTGGGCGTTGTGCCTGCGCGCGTCGTTGGCGCGGATGACCGGGCGCACCATCAGCATGGCCGCGCCCGTGGTGCCCATGACACTGGCCAGCGCGGTGCCGATGGCCAGCAGCGCGGTGTTCTGCGCCGGGCTGCCGTGCAGATTGCCGCGCACCGCGATGCCGCCGCTGACGGTGTAGAGCGCGGTGAGCAGCAGCACGAATGGCAGGTACTCCTGCAGCAGCGTGTGCAGGACCGCGTCGGCGGCGACGCCGGCGCCGTAGGTGGCGGAAAACGGCAGCAGGAACAGCAGCGCCCAGCCACCGGCGATCTTGCCCTGATGGTGGTGCCACAGCCCGGGCGCGAGCAGCGGCAGCAAGGCGATGGACAGCAGCATGGCGGCGAAGGGCAGGCCCCACCACAGGCTCAGCGTGGCGGCATCGACACCATGTGCGGCGGTCGCTGCGGCTTGCGACAGGCCCGGCACGAGCAGCAGCGCGCCAGGAAGGCCCAGCCGCAAACCCCGATCAAGCCGCATCGACGATCACCACATGCACGCGGTACGGCCCGTGGGCGCCCAGCACGATGGTCTGCTCGATGTCGCCGGTGCGCGACGGCCCGGACACGATGTTGAGCGCGCGCGGCACGGCCCCGCGCTCCGCGCGCAGCAGCGCGAAGGCGTCTTCCAGCGTGGGCAGGATGCGGCTGCGCGGCACCAGCGCGACGTGGGTTTGCGGCAGCAGATGGACCGAAGCCGGGGTCCGCGGGCCCGAAGCCAGAACCAGGGAGCCGGTTTCGGCCACGGCGCAGAAGCAGGCGGTGATGCCCACGGCGTCCGCGTCGTGCGCGCGCCGCAGCTGCGCCGCCAGCCCCGCCTCGGCCCAGGGCAGATGGCCCAGCTCGGGCCAGACCGCCGCGGCCAGCGGCAGCGCGCCGGTCCGCAGGTAGGCCGCCACCGCGGCTGGCGCCGCCGCCCAGTCGGCCACATGCTCCAGCGTGGTCTGCAGCGCCTGGGCCTGTTGCGCGAAACGCTGCGCCATGTCACTGCCGAGCGCGGGCTGGGGACCGCGCAGGTGGTTGGCGATGTCGGCCTCGGCAGCGCGGTGCTCGGCGGGCTTGAGCCGCGCATCGCGCCGCTGGCGGGCGCGTATGCGGTCGAGGATGGCTTGTCGTGCGGTGGCGGTCTCCATGGGTCGGATGATAGGAGTTCGGACGGCCTGCGCGCCTCGGCCCGGCACGAAACCGGCCTCAGCCGCCTTCGGGCTCGGCCTCGGGCAGCACCGCCTGGGGCGGGATGTCGAACACCTCGCGCAGGTAGGCGATGTAGGCCGGGTCCAGCACCTGGTTCTTGCCGGGCGAATCGCTGATCTTGGCCACCGGCTGGCCATTGCAGCGCACCATCTTGATGACCATCTGCGCCGGCGCGTGGCCCAGGTCG is part of the Thiomonas sp. X19 genome and encodes:
- a CDS encoding ABC transporter permease; translated protein: MLEFLLKRLASIVPTLVFVSILIFGLQQLLPGDPALILAGEEQDPTVVAYLHKKLHLDQPLPVRYGYWVRDVLHGDLGESMRLQQPVSALIAQKLPVTIELSLLAMAVALLVSIPAGIVAAVGRGTAWDYAANAFALWGLSTPNFWLGILMILLFSVQLGWFPASGYVSPFVNLRANLLGMAMPAFVLGNSIAAVLMRHTRSAMLEVLSADYVRTARAKGLSEPVVVLKHAFRNALTPIITLGALELGTLLSGAVLTEQVFTIPGFSKLIVDAVANRDFAVVQGVVLITALAYIVLNLLADLASFLINPRLRR
- a CDS encoding ABC transporter permease is translated as MSAVLPAVAASQPVLEAGPWRRGWRRLYRRRAALAGLVVVVLFVLMAVFAPWVSPFDPLATNWSAIRQAPSAAHWFGTDELGRDVLSRVIWGTRASLSAGVVSVSISLLLGVPIGLAAGYLGGLTDALISRMTDAFLSCPFLILAIALAAFLGPSLTNAMIAIGVSTTPVFVRLTRAQVLNVKVEDYIEAARAVGNSPLRIAWRHVMPNVLAPLIVQATLAIASAVIAEASLSFLGLGQQPPAPSWGSMLNTAKDYIDNAPWMGIWPGAAIFLLVLSFNLLGDGLRDALDPRQR
- a CDS encoding gamma-glutamyltransferase family protein, with protein sequence MQFDWHNPYPTIRSPLMARNVVATSQPLAAQAGLRMLLKGGNAVDAALAAAAAMTIVEPVSNGLGSDLFAIVWDGTRLQGLNASGVAPQAWNPGYFARKHGGALPVRGWDTVTTPGAVAGWVALSQRLGKLPFADLLEPAIELAERGHGVACIVADKWARQVPLLQEQPGFAAAFMPYGRAPRPGERFVFRDAGATLRQIALTQGEAFYRGEVAEKLAAHAKNHGASLSLADLAGYQPEWVTPIAKDYAGHTVHEIPPNGQGIAALMALGIVDKLDIGRYPVDGVEAQHLQIEAMKLAFADTYRWVGDARAMTEVTPADLLNDGYLAERARRIDMRRATAFQHGAPPRGGTIYLSAADAGGMMVSLIQSNYMGFGSGVVVPGTGVSLQNRGHGFSLQPGHPNLVQGGKRPFHTIIPGFVTKDGKPQMSFGVMGGNMQPQGHLQTLVRMLTYAQQPQAACDAPRWKVGTGLSIDCEATMARDRVEELRAMGHAVTADPDAYMDFGAGQFIWKLSDDPQDGYVAASDSRRDGQAVGF
- a CDS encoding adenosylcobalamin-dependent ribonucleoside-diphosphate reductase is translated as MQPQDISLDVLAEKYAKGEERTIADVQQRVARALARAEAEPARWESVFLQALHAGFVPAGRILSAAGTDIQATLINCFVQPVGDSVSDAVDGKPGIYKALAQAAETMRRGGGVGYDFSRIRPAGAHVGGTRSRASGPLSFMRVFDASCETVESAGSRRGAQMGVLRIDHPDIEAFIHAKDAGAFKNFNLSVGVSDAFMQAVEGNAMVDLVHMARPGDDQLAQGAHQRADGQWIYRSVPARDLWDQIMLSTYDHAEPGILFLDTANRENNLYYCETFEATNPCAEEFLPDYGCCCLGSVDLTRFVRQPFEPQAGFDFDGFRAVAAAAVRMLDDVLDATYWPLPEQQQEARDKRRVGLGFLGLGDACVMLGLRYDTQPARDFAAEMARVLRDAAYETSVQLAREKGAFPLFDAGKFLAGSFARRLPAALREAIAEHGLRNSHLLAVAPTGTISLAFADNASNGIEPAFSWVYTRKKRMADDTTRAYEVADHAWRLYREQGGDVNALPPQFVTALDMSAQDHMRMLAAVQPFIDTSISKTVNVPADYPFAEFKDLYLEAWKSGLKGLATYRPNTVLGAVLQAAPSAQPAVAGLPPDIDPLTRRIEGRPQGDLQAVTGKVSYMTPEGRKTVYLSISFAEVEGVVGGQPVRIERPIEFFMPAGQRDEGQQWIASNMRLLSLVARSGGSVAKSLQNMREVVWDKGPVRCGEVIKADGSRAPRFHQSEVAAIAYALQEMLMRRGFLDEQGREQALAALAQRAKAPDSRRIDLETPGDAPDLLPGGRICPDCGGPFLRRVDGCDRCDNCGYLGSCG
- the rmuC gene encoding DNA recombination protein RmuC; this translates as MSFELVLLLVIAVLLVLSLLLGWLARMRALAGLRQTLAADIAPQFERLERELRGAVQASGQSLRTEQAGQLAQFQQMLLNQQGESTRTQNAQLDAVNLQLQSLQKAVGDTLVQQVGQLTQTSTQTIQTLQSQLVQRLDALRNTTDQRLVESRQSAEQGQTAMRQATELRLTELRQTTDKGLNEMRGTVELRLRELQADNEKKLEQMRVTVDEKLHATLEQRLGESFKQVAERLELVHHGLGEMQKLAQGVGDLQRVFSNVKSRGVFGEIQLAGLIEQVFTPEQYGVNVETVPGSGARVEYAIRLPGKGDGPLWLPIDAKFPREDYERLLDAQERADKAAADAASKALELRLRDEAKTIQSKYIAAPHTSDFGILFLPTEGLYAEALRRPGLVEALQREHRVMLAGPTTLLALLNSLHMGFRTLALEQRSTEVWKVLGAVKTEFGKFGDVLAKTRKKLDEASNTIGAAETRTRAMTRQLKSVEALPADQTQALLGLPAEDATDPVSLDDPDDAL
- a CDS encoding D-glycerate dehydrogenase, whose protein sequence is MSALTTETQRPRVLVARAVFPDIVTQLARVAEVEATPDDAIQTPERLRERLRDKHGAFITNSERIDAQLLEACPLLRVVSTMTVGVDHIDLAACAARGVIVTHAPDVLTETTADFGFALLLAAARQMSEAERYLREGRWNKWRYDLFAGADVHGAVLGIVGMGRIGRAIARRAACGFDMRVLYHNRSRLDAGVEQACRAEYRSLDDLLRQSQHVLLALPYSPAAYHLIGARELALMRPGATLVNVARGGVIDEVALAAALHSGRLGAAGLDVFEGEPTVNPALLAAPRVVLTPHIASASVPTRRAMVQLAVDNLAAVLRGQPPLTPVRV
- a CDS encoding sodium:proton antiporter, with translation MRLDRGLRLGLPGALLLVPGLSQAAATAAHGVDAATLSLWWGLPFAAMLLSIALLPLLAPGLWHHHQGKIAGGWALLFLLPFSATYGAGVAADAVLHTLLQEYLPFVLLLTALYTVSGGIAVRGNLHGSPAQNTALLAIGTALASVMGTTGAAMLMVRPVIRANDARRHNAHVLVFFIFLVANAGGALTPLGDPPLFLGFLKGVDFFWTLRHLFAPTALLCALLLAGFYLLDRWYWRREDERKPVDPSPDSPIRIIGAWNVLWLAAIVAAVLHSGIWKPGLTVHVLGQELEPQNLTRDAALVLVALLSLRTTPREAREENHFNWGPMIEVGKLFLGIFLTIIPVIAILRAGSGGALAGLVRLTSDAQGQPVSAAYFWLTGLLSAFLDNAPTYLVFFNLAGGDAAHLMAQATTLVAISTGAVFMGALTYIGNAPNFMVKAIAEHRGVRMPSFFGYMGWSFAVLLPAFAILDLVFFR
- a CDS encoding lactate utilization protein C, which codes for METATARQAILDRIRARQRRDARLKPAEHRAAEADIANHLRGPQPALGSDMAQRFAQQAQALQTTLEHVADWAAAPAAVAAYLRTGALPLAAAVWPELGHLPWAEAGLAAQLRRAHDADAVGITACFCAVAETGSLVLASGPRTPASVHLLPQTHVALVPRSRILPTLEDAFALLRAERGAVPRALNIVSGPSRTGDIEQTIVLGAHGPYRVHVVIVDAA